The Fodinibius saliphilus genomic interval ATGGTATATGACTCATAATCTGCATGCTTTGCTACAAAAGCAGCAGTTCGAGCTATATGTATGGCTTCACGACTATCACGCTGAATCTTGGTATGTTTAACATAAGCCTCTTCCTCAAGATTCACTTCCACAACCGGGAGGTTGAAATATTTATTGTCAGAAAGCCCTACATGGTCTTCAATAACAGTTACTTCGGAGTTCTGTTCTGCTGCTATAACTGTACGAGGGGTTATAAAGTATTTCTCATCCGCATCAGTCTGAATATTCAGCAGGTGAATAGGTGTATCTACTTTCTTCCCTTCCGGGACATAGATGAAGGCACCGTCTTTCAGAAAAGCACTGTTGAATGCCGTAAAAACATCGCCTTCGAAATTATTATCCGCATATTTATTTAAATGCTCCTTTAGCAGGTCATTATCCTCCGCTGCCAACTGTGCAATATTGCCAATAACAACATCGTCCGGCAGAGCGTCCATTGAAGAATGCTCTTCGGAAAAGGAGCCATTAACAAATACCAAGCGTGAGTTTTTGCATTCGGGCAGGTAATGTTCACTGAAATCAGGAACATTAACGTCCACATCTGCAGCTAGCTCGTAAGAGTCTCTATAAAGATCCCGAAGGCTGATAAATTTCCAGTCTTCCAGTTTCTTCGTGGGAAATGGGGTGCTACGAACCCCTTCTGCCCCTTTCAAGCGCACTTCATCGAGAAATTGTGATTTCCCGTTTAAAGAGCCCTGAAAGTTGAGTAGATCTTGTAAAAATGTACGTTCTTTCTTCTGCTTCACTTTTGCCATTTGATTATTGCTGTTCTCCATTTACAGATGCAGTTGCAGGTTCAATCAACCAGTCATACCCTTGCTCTTCGAGCTTGATAGCAAGATCTTTATCACCGGACTTCGCAATCTTACCGTCGATCATAACGTGTACATGATCTGGTGTAATGTAGTCAAGAATACGTTGATAGTGTGTTACCAAGACAACAGCATTCTCATCATCAGAGATCTCATTGATTCCATTGGCTACCGTTTTAAGAGCATCAATATCGAGTCCTGAATCAGTTTCATCCAAAAATGAAATCTTAGGATCTAAGACAGCCATTTGAAAAATCTCATTACGCTTCTTTTCACCACCACTAAAACCGGCATTGACGCTACGTTCAATAAATTCCGGCTTCATATCAACCAATTCCAGCTTCTCTTTGGCATAATCTTCGAACTGCAGTGGATCTAATTCTTCACGTCCTCGTTCTGCAGCAATGGTATTGTAAGCCTGGCGTAATAAGTTCTTATTTGTGACACCGGGTACTTCTACCGGGTACTGGAATGCAAGGAAAAGTCCCAAATGAGCTCGTTCATCTGCTTCAAGCTCGAGAATACTTTCCCCCTCAAACAGAATGTCACCTTGTGTTACTTCATACGCTTCATGTCCGGCAACAACTTTGGAAAGAGTACTCTTTCCACTACCGTTAGGGCCCATTATTGCATGAACCTCTCCTTCATTAATCGTCAAATTAACACCTTTGAGGATTTCCGTTCCATCCTCTTCTACACATACATGTAAATCCTTTATTTCTAGCACGTTACCTTATTCCTCTAATATTGTTTTTAGTTTTAAAAATGATTTATGCGAAGACTAACCGACGCTTCCTTCAAGCTTGATACCAAGCAACTTATCGGCCTCAACAGCAAATTCCATCGGTAGTTCTTGCAACACTTCTTTACAAAAACCATTTACAATGAGTGAAATTGCATCATCCTCATCCATTCCGCGCTGTTGTAAGTAAAAGATCTGATCTTCACCGACCCTGCTTGTTGAAGCTTCGTGTTCAACTTTTGCAGTAGGGTTCGCCGACTCAATATACGGGAATGTATGCGCCCCAGAGGTCTGTCCAATTAACATGGAGTCACAAACCGAATAGTTTTGAGCGTTTTCTGCGCGCGGACTAATTTTAACAAGTCCACGATAACTATTATCAGATTCACCGGCCGAGATACCTTTTGAGATAATAGTACTCTTTGTATTCTCACCTACGTGAATCATCTTCGTACCCGTATCGGCCTGCTGACGATTATTGGTTACCGCTACAGAGAAGAATTCTCCGATAGAACCATCACCCTGCATTATTACGCTTGGATACTTCCAGGTAATGGCAGATCCCGTTTCTACCTGGGTCCAGGAGATCTTGGAATTATCACCACGGCAGTGTCCACGCTTAGTAACAAAGTTAAAGATACCGCCTTGCCCTTTTTCATCCCCGGAATACCAGTTCTGAATGGTAGAGTATTTAATTTCTGCATCCTCAAGAGCAACAAGCTCTACAACGGCAGCATGCAACTGGTTTTCCTGGTACATCGGCGCAGTACAACCTTCAAGATAGCTTACATGGCTGTTGTCCTCGCAGATAATAAGAGTACGTTCGAACTGACCAGACTGCATATTATTGATACGAAAATATGTAGAAAGATCCATCGGGCATACCGTATCTTCCGGCACATATACAAATGAACCGTCAGAAAATACCGCTGAGTTAAGAGCTGCATAAAAGTTATCGCCTTTGGGTACAACCGAACCCATATATTCTTTAACAAGCTCGGGATGATCTTGGATAGCTTCCGAAATAGAGCAGAATATTACGCCCGCTTCAGCAAGTTTCTCCTTGAACGTAGTAAAGATCGACTCACTATCGAATACCGCATCTACAGCAATACCTTGTAGTTGCTTTTGTTCTTCAAGGGGAATACCCAGTTTCTCATAGGTTTCCAGAATCTGGTCATCTACGTCTTCAAGACTTTCAGCCTTTTTACCATCCTTCTTCTTTGTAGATGAATAATATTGAATATCATCGAAATTTGGTTTCTCATATTCGACATTGGGCCAGTCGGGTTCTTCCATCTGCTTCCATTTCTCAAAAGCTTCAAGACGAAACTCCAATACCCATTCCGGCTCGTCCTTGCGGCGAGATATTTCCCGGATGATATCCTCGTTAATACCTGTTGGAAAATCTTCATATTCCACATCGGTGGTAAATCCATACTTATACTCACCACCAACCATGGATTCAAGTGCTTCAGTTTCACTCATAAGTTGATATCTGCGGTATATTTATAATGTGTTTGAT includes:
- the sufD gene encoding Fe-S cluster assembly protein SufD gives rise to the protein MENSNNQMAKVKQKKERTFLQDLLNFQGSLNGKSQFLDEVRLKGAEGVRSTPFPTKKLEDWKFISLRDLYRDSYELAADVDVNVPDFSEHYLPECKNSRLVFVNGSFSEEHSSMDALPDDVVIGNIAQLAAEDNDLLKEHLNKYADNNFEGDVFTAFNSAFLKDGAFIYVPEGKKVDTPIHLLNIQTDADEKYFITPRTVIAAEQNSEVTVIEDHVGLSDNKYFNLPVVEVNLEEEAYVKHTKIQRDSREAIHIARTAAFVAKHADYESYTITRGAKLSRNEPRISQRDEEVEFTVDGLVLIDGEQVSDTHSVMDHRFSHAESHQLHKCVINGKAHSVFNGKIFVQRDAQKIDSFQENRNLLLSRKGLVNTKPQLEIFADDVVCTHGATVGQLEKDELFYLKSRGLNEQQARELLIYAFALETIENITVDSVQNLLVEEVRNFTKRQLDSELTV
- the sufC gene encoding Fe-S cluster assembly ATPase SufC, yielding MLEIKDLHVCVEEDGTEILKGVNLTINEGEVHAIMGPNGSGKSTLSKVVAGHEAYEVTQGDILFEGESILELEADERAHLGLFLAFQYPVEVPGVTNKNLLRQAYNTIAAERGREELDPLQFEDYAKEKLELVDMKPEFIERSVNAGFSGGEKKRNEIFQMAVLDPKISFLDETDSGLDIDALKTVANGINEISDDENAVVLVTHYQRILDYITPDHVHVMIDGKIAKSGDKDLAIKLEEQGYDWLIEPATASVNGEQQ
- the sufB gene encoding Fe-S cluster assembly protein SufB yields the protein MSETEALESMVGGEYKYGFTTDVEYEDFPTGINEDIIREISRRKDEPEWVLEFRLEAFEKWKQMEEPDWPNVEYEKPNFDDIQYYSSTKKKDGKKAESLEDVDDQILETYEKLGIPLEEQKQLQGIAVDAVFDSESIFTTFKEKLAEAGVIFCSISEAIQDHPELVKEYMGSVVPKGDNFYAALNSAVFSDGSFVYVPEDTVCPMDLSTYFRINNMQSGQFERTLIICEDNSHVSYLEGCTAPMYQENQLHAAVVELVALEDAEIKYSTIQNWYSGDEKGQGGIFNFVTKRGHCRGDNSKISWTQVETGSAITWKYPSVIMQGDGSIGEFFSVAVTNNRQQADTGTKMIHVGENTKSTIISKGISAGESDNSYRGLVKISPRAENAQNYSVCDSMLIGQTSGAHTFPYIESANPTAKVEHEASTSRVGEDQIFYLQQRGMDEDDAISLIVNGFCKEVLQELPMEFAVEADKLLGIKLEGSVG